The Arthrobacter burdickii genomic interval GCGTCGAAGGACCCGAAGGCGTCGTCGAGGGCCGCTGCGAGTTCACCCACGGGCTTGTCGCCGCCCTCGGGGGACATGTTCTTCCAGAAGATGCTGTGGTTGATGACACCGCCGACGTGGAACGCGAGGTCCTTGGAGAGCTTCGGGATGGTGCCGAACTCGCCCTTCTCGCGGGCCTCGGCGAGCTGCGCGAGGGCGTCGTTGGCGCCCTTGACGTAGGTGGCCTGGTGCTTGGAGTGGTGCAGCTCCATGATCCGGCCCGAGATGTGCGGCTCGAGGGCCGCGTAGTCATAGTCGAGATCCGGCAGTACGTATGCGCTCACGTAGTCCTCCATGTAGTGATCCGGGGCGCCCGCGCGGTCCGCAGCGCCGCCGGACATCCGGACGGCACGCGGTCCGCTTGATCAGAAGCGGGCTTGTCGTTCCATCCTATGCACTCATTCACTCGTCGAGCATGTCCGGGGTCACATTGGCGTCGGTCCCCGGGATCCCGATGTCGGAGGCCCTCTTGTCCGCCATCGCCAGGAGGCGACGGATGCGGCCGGCGATGGCGTCCTTGGTCATCGCCGGGTCGGCGAGGCGGCCGAGTTCGTCGAGGCTCGCCTGCTTGTGGGCCACCCTCAGCTCCCCGGCGTAGCGCAGGTGCTCGGGCACGGTCTCACCGAGGATCTCGAGGGCACGTTCGACGCGGGCGCCGGCGGCGACGGCAGCCTGCGCGGAGCGGCGCAGATTGGCGTCGTCGAAGTTGGCGAGGCGGTTCGCGGTGGCGCGGACCTCCTTGCGCATCCGGCGTTCCTCCCACACCATCAGCGCGTCGTGGGCGCCCATGCGCGTCAGGAGGGCGGCGATCGTGTCGCCGTCGCGGATGACCACACGGTCTACGCCGCGCACCTCCCGCGCCTTGGCGGCGATGTCCAGCCGCCGGGCCGCACCGACGAGGGCGAGGGCCGACTCGGGACCCGGACAGGTCACCTCGAGCGACGAGGAGCGTCCGGGTTCCGTCAGGGAGCCGTGCGCGAGGAACGCGCCGCGCCAGACGGCCTCGGCGTCCGCCGTCGAACCGTTGACGACGGCGGACGGCAGTCCGCGCACCGGACGGCCGCGGCTGTCCAGCAGCCCGGTCTGGCGGGCGAGGGACTCGCCGTCGCGCACCACCCGGACCACGTAGCGGTTCCCCCGCTTCAGGGCCCCGCCCGTGACGACGATGATCTCGCTGGTGTGTCCGTACACCTCGGCGATGGCGGCACGGAGCCGGCGGGCCGTCGAGGCGAGGTCCACTTCGGCCTCGATGACGATCCTGCCGGAGATGATGTGGAGGCCCCCTGCGAACCTCAGCAGCGCGGACACTTCGGCCTTGCGGACCGAGGACTTCTTGACGTCGAGGTGGGACAGTTCCTCTTTGACGTCGGCGGTCAGGGCCACAGATACACTCCTAGTTCTCCCCAAACATGTCGTTGTAGGACGTCGCCAGCCGCAGCGGGTCGTGCACGGGCTTACCGGTCGAAACCCCCACTGTACCGAAGACGGCGCGTCCTCCCATCCCTGCCACGGCTCGCTCGAACTCGGACCTGTCCCCTATCACCGCGGGATCGGCGAGTACCACGTCCACCGTGAAATCCGGGGCGTACCGGCGGATCACGTTCAGGTGGTCGATGGCACTCATGCCCTGCGTCTCCTTGGTGTCGTTGCTCAGGTTCATCGTGAGGCACCGCCGCGCGGAGGTGCGGCACAGCGCGCCGCGGAGCTCGGGCAGCAGCAGGTGGGGCAGCACCGAGGTGTACCAGGACCCGGGTCCGAGGATCACCCAGTCGGCCAGCTCGATGGCCTCCAGCGCGTCCTTGCAGGCAGGAGCCTCCGGTGGGAGGAGCCGGACGTTGCTCACGTTCCCGGATTCCGCGGCGACCGCCAGCTGCGCCTGCCCGCTGACCGTGCGGACCCGGAGGGAGCCGTGCACCTCGCTGAGCACGTCGCCCTCGATCGTGAGCGGCACGCTCGCCATCGGGAGGACCCTGCCGCGCGCCCCGAGGAGTGCGCCGGCCCACTGCAGGCCCGCCACCGGGTCGCCCAGCAGTTCCCAGAGCGTGACGATGAGGAGGTTGCCCATGGCGTGGCCGTCGAGCGATCCCTCGACCCCGTCCCGCGATGCGAAGCGGTGCTGCATGACGTCCCGCCACGTGCGGCCCCAGTCGGTGTCGTCGCACAGGGCGGACAGTGCCATGCGGAGGTCGCCGGGAGGCAGCACCCCGAGTTCCCTCCGGAGCTTCCCGGACGACCCGCCGTCGTCGGCCACCGTCACCACGGCGGTCAGCTCCTGCGTCAGGAGCCGCAGGGCGGACAGCGACGCGGACAGTCCGTGCCCGCCGCCGAGGGCGACGACGGTCGGGCCCGCGCCGCCCTCACCCTTCCTGCGCGCCGCCGGCGGGACGAGGGGAAGGGGGCCCGAGAACAGCGCCACTACTCACGCCCGAGGTCGCGGTGGTGTGCGGTGACCTGCACGCCCGGCAGCTGGGCCAGTCGCTGGGCGATCTCCTCCGTCACCGCGACCGACCGGTGCTTCCCGCCGGTGCACCCGACGGCGATGGTCGCGTAGTGCTTGTTCTCGCGGCGGTAGCCGTCCAGGACGGGCACGAGCGCATGCACGTACCGATCGATGAAGTCGCCCGCGCCCTGCGCGCCGAGGACGTAGTCGCGGACGGGCTCGTCCAGTCCGGTCTGGGGTCGCAGGACGGGCACCCAGTGGGGGTTGGGGATGAAGCGGACATCCGCCACGTAGTTGGCGTCCACGGGCAGGCCGTACTTGAAGCCGAAACTCATCACGTTCAGCCGCAGGACGATGGGACCGGACTCCGAGAACAGCTCGGTGACGCTCGTGGCGAGGGCGTGCACGTTCAGCTCGCTCGTGTCGATCACGATGTCCGCGGAGTACCGGATGTCCTTCAGCACGTCGCGTTCTGCAGCGATGCCGTCCAGGATGCGGCCGTCGCCCTGCAGCGGATGCGGGCGGCGGCCCTGCTCGAAGCGCCGCACCAGCACGGTGTCGTCCGCATCGAGGAAGAGCACCCGGTAGTTGACCCCCGCCGACCGCAGGCCGTCGAGGGCCGCCTTGATGTCGAGGAAGAGTTCCTTGCCGCGCACGTCGATGACCACGGCCAGCTTCGGGATGGACTGCGGCGTCCGCGCCACGAGCTCGGTCAGCGTCGTGAGCATCTGCGGCGGGAGGTTCTCCACCACGTACCAGCCGTGGTCCTCCAGCGCGTTCGCGGCCGTACTGCGCCCGGCGCCCGACATGCCGGTCACCACCAGCAGCTCGGACTCGGTGGGTTTGACCGGAGTCAGGCTCGTGGCCTCAGTCATATCGTGGTGCGTCCGTTCCGGCTCGACGGGACACCCGGTATCCCGGCCTGCCCTGGTGTGCGGTCTCAGCGGCGCTCCTGCGGCCGCGCCTTCAGCCTAGCTAATCTTCGATGATCTCGCCCGTGGTCATGTTCACGGCCGGGGCGGCGGCGTCATCGGTGGCGAGGGACGTGCGGATGGTCTCGGCGAGTGCGGGTCCCACACCCGGTACCTGCACGAGGTCCTCGACAGTGGCCGCCCGGATCTTCTTGACCGAGCCGAAGTGCTTCAGCAGGGCCTTGCGCTTCGCCGGACCGAGCCCGGGGACCTCGTCGAGGGCTGACGCCGTCATCGACTTGCCGCGCTTCTGCCGGTGGAACGTGATGGCGAAGCGGTGGGCCTCGTCGCGGATCCGCTGCAGCAGGAACAGGCCCTCGGACGCCCGGGGAAGGATGACCGGGAACTCGCTGTCCTGGATCCACACCTCCTCGAGGCGCTTTGCGAGGCCGATCACGAAGACGTCGTCGATCCCGAGGTCCGCCAGCGCGCGCGAGGCGGCGGCCACCTGCGGCGGGCCGCCGTCGACGACGACGAGGCTGGGCGGATACGCGAAACGGTTGCGGGAGATCGCCGTCGTCGTGTCCCGGACGGGCTCGCCCTGCGCATCTACGTCGGGGTGCTCGAGGACCGATGCCTCGTCGTCCACCGGGTCGACGTCGGGGTCGGGACCGGCAGCGGGCTGCTCCCCCTTCCCGGCGAGGTAGTTGCGGAACCGGCGGTGGATCACGTCGTACATGGAGGCGGTGTCGTCCCGCGCGGCGTCCCCGGTGATGGAGAACTTCCGGTACTCGGACTTCCGGGGCAGGCCGTCCTCGACGACGACCATCGAGGCCACCACGTTGGTGCCCTGCACGTGCGAGATGTCAAAGCACTCGATGCGCATCAGCGGCTGCGGCAGGTCGAGGGCCTCCTGCAGCTCCTGCAGGGCGGCGGACCGCGTGGTGATGTCACCGGCCCTGCGGCTCTTGTGCAGGCGCAGGGCGTCCGCGGCGTTCTGCTCCACGGTGCCCAGGAGCGTGGCCTTGTCGCCGCGCTGGGGAACCCGCACGTCCACGCGCGCTCCCCGGAGGCCCCGGAGCCATTCGAGCATCTGGTCGGAGTTGCTGGGCAGCACGGGGACGAGGACCTCGCGCGGGATCTGCTCGTTGCTGCTGCTGCCCTCGCCGTAGACCTGCTGGAGCAGGTGCTCCACGAGGTCGGGCGTGTCCATGTCCTCGACCTTCTCGACCACCCAGCCGCGCTGTCCCCGGATCCTGCCGCCCCGGACGTGGAAGACCTGCGCTGCCGCCTCGAGCTCGTCCTCCTTGAGGGCGAAGATGTCCGCGTCGGTGTCCTCGCTGAGCACGACGGTGTTGCGTTCGAACACGCGGCGGAGTGCTGCGATGTCGTCGCGCAGGCGGGCGGCGCTCTCGTAGTCGAGCTCGGCGACGGCAGCCGCCATCTCCTTCTCGAGTCCGGAGATGAACTTCTTCGCCTCCCCGGACATGAAGTCGCAGAACTCACCGGCGAGGGCCTTGTGGTCCTCGGGGCTGATGCGTCCGACGCAGGGTGCGGAGCACTTGTCGATGTAGCCGAGGAGGCAGGGCCGGCCGGTCCGCTCCGCGCGCTTGAACACCCCGCTGCTGCAGGTGCGCACCGGGAAGACGCGGAGCATGGTGTCGACGGTCTCGCGGATGGCCTTGGCGGGGTAGAACGGGCCGAAGTAGCGCGTGTCCTTCTTCTTGTCGCCGCGCATCACCTGCACGCGCGGGTACTTCTCCCCCATGGTGACGGCGAGGTAGGGGTAGGACTTGTCGTCACGGAACATGACGTTGAACCGTGGATTGAATTCCTTGATCCACGTGTATTCGAGCTGGAGCGCCTCGAGTTCACTCCCGACGACGGTCCACTCGACGCTCGCGGCGGTGAACACCATGCTCCGCGTCTTGGCGAGCAGGCCCTGGGGGTTCGCGAAATAGGAGTTCAGGCGTGAGCGCAGGTTCTTGGCCTTGCCGACATAGATGACCCTGCCGTGCTCGTCCCGGAAGCGGTAGACGCCCGGATCGAGCGGGATCTCGCCGGTCTTCGGCCGGTAGGTTACTGGGTTCGCCACGCCTTTCATCCTAGGACGGAGCGGGAACGGACGCTGACCGGGGGCACCGCTTTCCGCTGACCGCTGACGCGGATCCGGCCGCATCGGCGAAGCCTTCGGGCACTACTCGGTCGCAGGGCTCTGGTTATAGTGCGGCACCCGTTCCTGGCCGGTCAGCGCGGCGATGCTGTCCATGATGGAGTCCGTCGCGCTGCGGCGCGCCGGCAGCGGGTGGCCGGGCCCGGTCTTCGCGAAGACGAGCGGCTCCCCGATGCGCATGGTGAAGTGCTGCGGGCGGACTCCCTTCTTCCCCGCGGGCTGGAGGGCCTCGGTGCCGAGAAGGCCGACGGGCACCACGGGCGCCCCGGTGGTGAGCGCGAGCCAGCCGACGCCGGTCCTCCCCCGGTAGAGCCTGCCGTCACGCGAGCGGGTCCCCTCGGGGTAGATCCCGACGCCGTCGCCCTGTTCCAGCAGGTCGAGGAGCGTCCTGAGCGCCTGGACGCTGGCGGCCTGCTGTCCACGCTCCACCGGGATGGACCCGACGCCCTCGAAGAACGACTTCATGAGCGCGCCTCTCACTCCCCTCCCCGTGAAGTACTCGGCCTTCGCGAAGAACGCGACCGGCCGCGGCATGAGCGCCTGCACCAGCACGCTGTCCAGGAAGGAGAGGTGGTTCGCCGCGACGATGAAGGGGCCGTCCTTGGGCACGTTGCCCAGTCCTTCGACGGTGGGCCGGCAGAGTCCGGCGATGAGTCCGCGCGTCGTGCTGCGCGTCAGGTCATAGACCCCCACGGAGCACCTCCAGCAGTTCCTCGGCGGATTGCACGACGGCGGACGCCCCCGCGTCCTCCAGCTCCCCGGGAGCGGCGAACCCCCATGCGACGCCGATGCAGGACAGGCCGTTGGCGAGAGCGCCCTCAACGTCGTGCCGGCGGTCACCGACCATCACCGCCCGACCAGGAACCGCCCCGTCGGCGTGCCGCCCGTGGTGTTCCAGTGCCGCCCGGATGATGGGCTCCTTGCCGCCGACCGCCGCTGCTTCGTCCCGCGGGGAGCCGTGCACCGACGCGAAGAGGTGCCGCAGGCCCTGCGCCTCGAGGAGCTCCTCGGCGAGCCATTCCGGCTTCTGGGTCGCGACGGCGACCACCGCTCCCTCTGCGGCGAGGGCCTCCACGCAGCGGGCGACACCCGGGTAGGGGCGGCTCTGCGCCATGCCGGTCGAGACGTACCCCGCCCGATAGGTGGCCATCACCTCCTGCACACGCGCTGCCGGCACGCCACCCAGCGCGGTGAGGGAATGTACGAGGGGAGGTCCGACCATGGCCTGCAGGGCGTCGTCGTCGGGCACGGGCAGGCCGTGGCTGCGCAGCGCCGAACTGATGCCTCCGGTGATGGCCCCCGCGGGGTCGACGAGCGTCCCGTCGAGGTCGAAGAGTATCAGTGCATGCATATTCGCCACCGGGCAAGCTTGCCATAGCACCGGGGAGGGCATGCATTCCGCATGCCCTCCCCGGTATATCCACGACGCCATGTCCCCGACGCCGCAGGGAGCTACCCGACCTTGTCGAAGATCTCCTTGAGGAAGGTGCCCGTGTAGCTGCGCTCGTTCTGGGCGACCTGCTCCGGCGTGCCCGTCGCGATGATCTGGCCACCGCCCGAGCCGCCGTCCGGACCGAGGTCGATGACCCAGTCGGCGCTCTTGATGACGTCGAGGTTGTGCTCGATCGTGATGACGGTGTTGCCCTTGTCGACGAGTCCCTGCAGGACCAGCAGGAGCTTCCGGATGTCCTCGAAGTGCAGGCCGGTGGTCGGCTCGTCGAGGACGTAGATGCTCCGCCCGTTCGAGCGCTTCTGCAGCTCGCTCGCGAGCTTGACGCGCTGCGCCTCGCCGCCCGAGAGGGTCGTGGCGGGCTGGCCGAGCCGCACGTATCCGAGGCCCACCTCCACGAGCGTGTTCAGGTGCCGGGCGATGGGGCTGAACGCCGCGAAGAACTCGGCGCCTTCCTCGATCGGCATGTCGAGCACGTCGGCGATGGTCTTGCCCTTGTAGTGCACCTCCAGCGTCTCGCGGTTGTAGCGCGCGCCGTGGCAGACCTCGCACGGGACGTAGACGTCGGGCAGGAAGTTCATCTCGATCTTCAGCGTGCCGTCGCCGGAGCACGCCTCGCAGCGGCCGCCCTTCACGTTGAAGGAGAACCTGCCCGGGAGGTACCCGCGGACCTTGGCCTCGGTGGTCTCCGCGAAGAGCTTGCGGATGTTGTCGAAGACGCCGGTGTAGGTCGCGGGGTTGGACCGGGGCGTGCGGCCGATGGGGCTCTGGTCCACATGGATGACCTTGTCGAGGTGCTCCAGGCCGTCGATCCGCTTGTGCCGCCCGGCGACCTGCTTGGCACCGTTCAGCTTGTTCGCGAGCACCTTGTAGAGGATGTCGTTCACCAGGGTCGACTTGCCGGACCCGCTGACGCCGGTCACGGCGGTCAGCACGCCGAGCGGGATGGTCGCGTCGACGTTCGTGAGGTTGTGCTCGCGTGCGCCGACGACCTTCAGCTGGCGGGAGCGGTCGATCTTGCGGCGCTTCGCCGGGATCTCGATCTTGCGGCGTCCCGAGAGGTAGTCGCCGGTGAGGGACCGCTCGTTGGTGAGGAGGTCCTCGAGCAGACCCGAGTGGACCACTTCACCGCCGTGCTCCCCCGCCCCCGGTCCGATATCGACGATCCAGTCGGCCTCGGCGATGGTGTCCTCGTCGTGTTCGACGACGATGAGGGTGTTGCCGAGGTTCCGCAGCCGCGTGAGGGTCTCGATCAGACGGCGGTTGTCGCGCTGGTGCAGGCCGATCGAGGGCTCGTCCAGGACGTACAGCACGCCCACGAGTCCCGATCCGATCTGCGTGGCGAGCCGGATGCGCTGGGCCTCGCCGCCGGACAGCGTGCCCGACGCCCGTTCCAGGTTGAGGTACTCGAGTCCGACGTCGAGGAGGAAGGTCAGGCGTGCCTGGATCTCCTTGAGGACCTGGTTGGCGATCTGCGCCTCGCGCCCCGTGAGCACGAGGTTGTCGAGGAACTCCGCGCAGTCACGCATGGGCATGGCGGACACCTCGGCGATGGAGCGGCCGTTGATGAGCACCGACAGCGACGCCGGGTTGAGCCGCGCGCCACCGCACGTGGGGCACGGGATCTCCCGCATGTACTCCTCGTACCGGTCCCGCGCGTTGTCGGACTCCGTCTCCGCGTGCTTGCGCTGGATGTACTGGATGGCACCCTCGAAGCCGGTGCTGTACTTCCGCTCCCGGCCGAACCGGTTCTTGTACTGCACCACCACCTTGTGGTCCTTGCCGTACAGGGCGGCCTCACGCGCCCGGTCGGGCAGCTTGCGCCAGGGCGTTGCGAGGTCGAAGTTGAGCTCGGAGGCGAGTCCCTCGAGCAGGCGGGTCCAGTATTCGAGGGTCGCCGTTCCGAGCGACCACGGCGCGATGGCACCCTCGGCGAGGCTCAGGTCCGGGTTGGGGACCACCAGCTCCTCGTCGACCTCGAGCTTGCTGCCGATACCCGTGCAGGCGGGACACGCGCCGAAGGGGTTGTTGAAGGAGAACGAGCGCGGCTCGATCTCGTCGATCGCGAGCGGGTGCTCGTTGGGGCACGCCAGGTGCTCGGAGAAGGCGTGCAGTCGCTTCTCGTCGTCCTCGGGCAGGTCCACGAACTCGGCCAGCACGCGGCCGTCGGCGAGCTTGAGCGCCGTCTCCACGGAGTCCGTGAGGCGCTGCTGGATGCCGCTCTTGACGACGAGGCGGTCGATGATGACCTCGATCGTGTGCTTGTACTGCTTGCCCAGCTTCGGCGGATCGCTGAGCTGGATGAGCTTGCCGTCCACCCGCGCGCGGGAATAGCCCTTCGCGGTCAGCTCCTGGAAGAGGTCGACGAACTCGCCCTTGCGCGCCCGCACGACGGGGGCGAGGACCTGGAAGCGGGTGCCCTCGTCGAGCTCGAGCAGCTGGTCGACGATCTGCTGCGGCGTCTGCTTGGCCACGAGCTCGCCGCAGACGGGGCAGTGGGGGCGTCC includes:
- a CDS encoding superoxide dismutase; translation: MSAYVLPDLDYDYAALEPHISGRIMELHHSKHQATYVKGANDALAQLAEAREKGEFGTIPKLSKDLAFHVGGVINHSIFWKNMSPEGGDKPVGELAAALDDAFGSFDAFRAHFSAAATSLQGSGWAVLAYEPLGKNIVIEQLYDQQGNVPVGTVPLLMLDMWEHAFYLDYVNVKPDYVKAWWNLVNWADVQTRFEAARIGASVLITPGL
- the whiA gene encoding DNA-binding protein WhiA, which gives rise to MALTADVKEELSHLDVKKSSVRKAEVSALLRFAGGLHIISGRIVIEAEVDLASTARRLRAAIAEVYGHTSEIIVVTGGALKRGNRYVVRVVRDGESLARQTGLLDSRGRPVRGLPSAVVNGSTADAEAVWRGAFLAHGSLTEPGRSSSLEVTCPGPESALALVGAARRLDIAAKAREVRGVDRVVIRDGDTIAALLTRMGAHDALMVWEERRMRKEVRATANRLANFDDANLRRSAQAAVAAGARVERALEILGETVPEHLRYAGELRVAHKQASLDELGRLADPAMTKDAIAGRIRRLLAMADKRASDIGIPGTDANVTPDMLDE
- a CDS encoding gluconeogenesis factor YvcK family protein; this translates as MALFSGPLPLVPPAARRKGEGGAGPTVVALGGGHGLSASLSALRLLTQELTAVVTVADDGGSSGKLRRELGVLPPGDLRMALSALCDDTDWGRTWRDVMQHRFASRDGVEGSLDGHAMGNLLIVTLWELLGDPVAGLQWAGALLGARGRVLPMASVPLTIEGDVLSEVHGSLRVRTVSGQAQLAVAAESGNVSNVRLLPPEAPACKDALEAIELADWVILGPGSWYTSVLPHLLLPELRGALCRTSARRCLTMNLSNDTKETQGMSAIDHLNVIRRYAPDFTVDVVLADPAVIGDRSEFERAVAGMGGRAVFGTVGVSTGKPVHDPLRLATSYNDMFGEN
- the rapZ gene encoding RNase adapter RapZ, which produces MTEATSLTPVKPTESELLVVTGMSGAGRSTAANALEDHGWYVVENLPPQMLTTLTELVARTPQSIPKLAVVIDVRGKELFLDIKAALDGLRSAGVNYRVLFLDADDTVLVRRFEQGRRPHPLQGDGRILDGIAAERDVLKDIRYSADIVIDTSELNVHALATSVTELFSESGPIVLRLNVMSFGFKYGLPVDANYVADVRFIPNPHWVPVLRPQTGLDEPVRDYVLGAQGAGDFIDRYVHALVPVLDGYRRENKHYATIAVGCTGGKHRSVAVTEEIAQRLAQLPGVQVTAHHRDLGRE
- the uvrC gene encoding excinuclease ABC subunit UvrC; amino-acid sequence: MANPVTYRPKTGEIPLDPGVYRFRDEHGRVIYVGKAKNLRSRLNSYFANPQGLLAKTRSMVFTAASVEWTVVGSELEALQLEYTWIKEFNPRFNVMFRDDKSYPYLAVTMGEKYPRVQVMRGDKKKDTRYFGPFYPAKAIRETVDTMLRVFPVRTCSSGVFKRAERTGRPCLLGYIDKCSAPCVGRISPEDHKALAGEFCDFMSGEAKKFISGLEKEMAAAVAELDYESAARLRDDIAALRRVFERNTVVLSEDTDADIFALKEDELEAAAQVFHVRGGRIRGQRGWVVEKVEDMDTPDLVEHLLQQVYGEGSSSNEQIPREVLVPVLPSNSDQMLEWLRGLRGARVDVRVPQRGDKATLLGTVEQNAADALRLHKSRRAGDITTRSAALQELQEALDLPQPLMRIECFDISHVQGTNVVASMVVVEDGLPRKSEYRKFSITGDAARDDTASMYDVIHRRFRNYLAGKGEQPAAGPDPDVDPVDDEASVLEHPDVDAQGEPVRDTTTAISRNRFAYPPSLVVVDGGPPQVAAASRALADLGIDDVFVIGLAKRLEEVWIQDSEFPVILPRASEGLFLLQRIRDEAHRFAITFHRQKRGKSMTASALDEVPGLGPAKRKALLKHFGSVKKIRAATVEDLVQVPGVGPALAETIRTSLATDDAAAPAVNMTTGEIIED
- a CDS encoding lysophospholipid acyltransferase family protein, with the translated sequence MGVYDLTRSTTRGLIAGLCRPTVEGLGNVPKDGPFIVAANHLSFLDSVLVQALMPRPVAFFAKAEYFTGRGVRGALMKSFFEGVGSIPVERGQQAASVQALRTLLDLLEQGDGVGIYPEGTRSRDGRLYRGRTGVGWLALTTGAPVVPVGLLGTEALQPAGKKGVRPQHFTMRIGEPLVFAKTGPGHPLPARRSATDSIMDSIAALTGQERVPHYNQSPATE
- a CDS encoding HAD hydrolase-like protein, with amino-acid sequence MHALILFDLDGTLVDPAGAITGGISSALRSHGLPVPDDDALQAMVGPPLVHSLTALGGVPAARVQEVMATYRAGYVSTGMAQSRPYPGVARCVEALAAEGAVVAVATQKPEWLAEELLEAQGLRHLFASVHGSPRDEAAAVGGKEPIIRAALEHHGRHADGAVPGRAVMVGDRRHDVEGALANGLSCIGVAWGFAAPGELEDAGASAVVQSAEELLEVLRGGL
- the uvrA gene encoding excinuclease ABC subunit UvrA, producing the protein MSIANSLEQHARNPEPAPQDLSRLIVKGAREHNLRNVDLDLPRDAMIVFTGLSGSGKSSLAFDTIFAEGQRRYVESLSAYARQFLGQVDKPDVDFIEGLSPAVSIDQKSTSKNPRSTVGTITEIYDYMRLLWARVGRPHCPVCGELVAKQTPQQIVDQLLELDEGTRFQVLAPVVRARKGEFVDLFQELTAKGYSRARVDGKLIQLSDPPKLGKQYKHTIEVIIDRLVVKSGIQQRLTDSVETALKLADGRVLAEFVDLPEDDEKRLHAFSEHLACPNEHPLAIDEIEPRSFSFNNPFGACPACTGIGSKLEVDEELVVPNPDLSLAEGAIAPWSLGTATLEYWTRLLEGLASELNFDLATPWRKLPDRAREAALYGKDHKVVVQYKNRFGRERKYSTGFEGAIQYIQRKHAETESDNARDRYEEYMREIPCPTCGGARLNPASLSVLINGRSIAEVSAMPMRDCAEFLDNLVLTGREAQIANQVLKEIQARLTFLLDVGLEYLNLERASGTLSGGEAQRIRLATQIGSGLVGVLYVLDEPSIGLHQRDNRRLIETLTRLRNLGNTLIVVEHDEDTIAEADWIVDIGPGAGEHGGEVVHSGLLEDLLTNERSLTGDYLSGRRKIEIPAKRRKIDRSRQLKVVGAREHNLTNVDATIPLGVLTAVTGVSGSGKSTLVNDILYKVLANKLNGAKQVAGRHKRIDGLEHLDKVIHVDQSPIGRTPRSNPATYTGVFDNIRKLFAETTEAKVRGYLPGRFSFNVKGGRCEACSGDGTLKIEMNFLPDVYVPCEVCHGARYNRETLEVHYKGKTIADVLDMPIEEGAEFFAAFSPIARHLNTLVEVGLGYVRLGQPATTLSGGEAQRVKLASELQKRSNGRSIYVLDEPTTGLHFEDIRKLLLVLQGLVDKGNTVITIEHNLDVIKSADWVIDLGPDGGSGGGQIIATGTPEQVAQNERSYTGTFLKEIFDKVG